One Sediminicola sp. YIK13 DNA segment encodes these proteins:
- the topA gene encoding type I DNA topoisomerase has translation MAKNLVIVESPAKAKTIEKFLGKDYKVESSFGHIADLPSKELGVDVENGFKPKYIVDSDKKALVKKLKDLAQKADTIWLASDEDREGEAISWHLAEELNLDKAKTKRIVFNSITKAAIQRAIENPREINYNLVNAQQARRVLDRLVGYELSPVLWKKIKPGLSAGRVQSVAVRLIVERERDIEGFSPEASFKISAVFKTKEGTAFSAKMNKTFSSQEEAEAFLKQNIGANFSVANLDKKPAKKSPAAPFTTSTLQQEASRKIYFSVGKTMQVAQRLYEAGLITYMRTDSVNLSKEALNEAKDAIISNYGKEYSTVRNFTGKSKGAQEAHEAIRPTDMKIQSPSLERDQSKLYDLIWKRTLASQMSDAQLERTNVKISASTHKDEFSANGEVIKFDGFLKVYMEGIDDEDMAEEQDGMLPAMKEGEALKNVNISATERFSRAPYRYSEASLVKKLEELGIGRPSTYAPTISTIQNRGYVEKGTIEGTERNYMQLILKGDKLTSKELTEKVGSDKGKLVPTDIGMIVTDFLVDHFANILDYNFTAKVEEDFDEIASGDEDWQKVMNNFYKDFHPNVIDVEENADRASGERVLGKDPKSGRQVSVRLGRFGPMVQIGTVDDEEKPLFASLLPEHSLNTISFEEAMDLFKLPRKLGVYKGEEVEANVGRYGPYVRFGKTFVSMAAGESALDITMERAAELIQEKERADAPIAMYEEKEVTKGTGRFGPFIKWDGMFINVNKKYDFDNLSKEDIVELIEAKKQKEIDKVVQDWPEEGIRIEKARWGRHNILKGKIKVELSKDVDASKMKLEEAKALIEKKTPKKKTKAKAKPKAKK, from the coding sequence ATGGCAAAGAATTTAGTAATTGTAGAGTCGCCTGCTAAAGCAAAAACGATAGAGAAATTTTTAGGGAAAGATTATAAGGTAGAGTCCAGTTTTGGGCATATTGCCGATCTGCCCTCTAAAGAGTTGGGAGTTGACGTGGAAAATGGTTTTAAACCAAAATATATAGTTGACAGCGATAAGAAGGCACTCGTAAAAAAACTAAAGGACCTTGCCCAAAAAGCAGACACCATCTGGTTGGCCAGTGATGAAGATAGGGAAGGAGAAGCCATATCATGGCATTTGGCAGAAGAACTGAATTTGGACAAGGCCAAGACCAAAAGAATTGTTTTTAACTCCATCACCAAAGCTGCAATTCAACGGGCTATTGAGAATCCACGTGAGATAAATTATAATCTGGTCAATGCCCAACAAGCCAGAAGGGTATTGGATAGGTTGGTAGGTTACGAACTTTCTCCTGTCCTTTGGAAAAAAATTAAGCCAGGGCTATCAGCGGGAAGGGTGCAATCTGTTGCCGTAAGATTGATCGTGGAACGAGAAAGGGATATTGAAGGCTTTTCTCCAGAAGCGTCCTTTAAGATCTCCGCAGTTTTTAAAACTAAAGAAGGTACCGCCTTTTCTGCGAAAATGAATAAGACATTTTCCTCTCAAGAAGAAGCAGAGGCATTTCTAAAACAAAATATCGGCGCCAATTTTTCTGTCGCCAACCTAGATAAAAAGCCTGCCAAAAAATCTCCGGCAGCTCCTTTTACAACATCTACTTTACAGCAGGAAGCTTCCAGGAAGATCTATTTTTCCGTAGGCAAGACCATGCAGGTAGCCCAACGTTTGTATGAGGCGGGATTGATTACCTATATGAGAACGGATAGTGTTAACCTTTCCAAAGAGGCTTTGAATGAAGCCAAGGACGCGATTATCAGTAATTATGGTAAGGAATACAGTACAGTAAGAAACTTTACGGGCAAGAGCAAAGGGGCACAAGAGGCCCATGAGGCCATTCGCCCAACCGATATGAAAATACAGTCGCCTTCCTTGGAGCGTGACCAATCAAAACTATATGATCTAATCTGGAAACGTACCTTGGCCTCCCAAATGAGTGATGCCCAATTGGAACGTACCAATGTAAAGATCAGTGCCAGTACCCATAAAGATGAGTTCAGTGCCAATGGAGAGGTGATTAAGTTCGATGGTTTCCTAAAAGTATACATGGAAGGCATTGATGATGAGGATATGGCGGAGGAGCAAGACGGAATGCTCCCGGCAATGAAAGAAGGGGAGGCGCTAAAAAATGTCAATATATCGGCTACGGAACGATTTTCCAGAGCCCCTTACAGGTACAGTGAAGCCTCCTTGGTTAAAAAGTTGGAAGAACTGGGAATCGGAAGACCATCTACCTATGCCCCAACGATATCCACGATACAAAATAGGGGGTATGTAGAAAAAGGTACTATTGAAGGCACGGAAAGGAACTACATGCAATTGATCCTTAAAGGGGATAAGTTAACTTCAAAAGAACTGACGGAAAAAGTAGGTTCGGATAAAGGGAAGTTAGTACCCACAGATATAGGAATGATTGTCACTGATTTCTTGGTGGACCATTTTGCCAATATTTTGGATTACAACTTTACCGCCAAGGTAGAAGAAGATTTTGATGAGATTGCATCTGGGGATGAGGATTGGCAAAAGGTGATGAACAATTTCTACAAGGATTTTCATCCCAATGTCATAGACGTTGAAGAAAATGCAGATCGTGCGAGCGGGGAACGCGTTTTAGGAAAGGATCCCAAATCGGGCAGGCAGGTATCCGTTCGCTTGGGAAGGTTTGGGCCTATGGTACAGATTGGAACCGTCGATGACGAAGAAAAGCCATTGTTTGCTAGTCTGTTGCCAGAGCATAGCCTGAATACCATTTCCTTTGAAGAGGCTATGGATCTCTTTAAGTTGCCAAGGAAATTAGGGGTGTATAAAGGGGAGGAAGTAGAAGCCAATGTAGGAAGATATGGCCCTTATGTGAGATTTGGAAAAACATTTGTGTCTATGGCAGCGGGAGAAAGCGCTTTGGATATCACTATGGAAAGGGCGGCAGAGCTTATTCAAGAAAAAGAACGTGCCGATGCTCCTATTGCCATGTATGAAGAAAAAGAGGTGACAAAAGGAACTGGACGCTTTGGGCCTTTTATAAAGTGGGACGGCATGTTCATCAATGTGAACAAGAAATATGATTTCGACAACCTTTCCAAAGAAGATATTGTTGAGTTGATAGAAGCCAAAAAGCAAAAAGAAATCGATAAAGTGGTCCAAGATTGGCCAGAAGAAGGAATACGCATTGAAAAGGCCAGATGGGGCAGACACAATATCTTGAAAGGAAAGATCAAAGTTGAACTTTCCAAAGATGTGGACGCTTCGAAAATGAAACTGGAAGAAGCCAAGGCATTGATTGAGAAGAAAACTCCCAAGAAAAAAACAAAAGCAAAAGCGAAACCTAAAGCGAAGAAATAA
- a CDS encoding LVIVD repeat-containing protein: protein MPKIKILLLLILFIGIGACNDKQDDGDYADFLVARPMTMLKTDFRNNAEILPPKSIEESGKLYAYQNFIFINDLYKGVHVIDNSNPKAPQKIAFIEIAGNVDISIKDSYLYADSITDLLVFDISDISNIRQVNRLENVLRDNVVFPAEADFFEFDGIDYSNEIIVGWEVVTERRLVEEFQNRWGTVDFAMAEAMSDGSVGEGGSMARFKIVSDYLYAVDSHNINVFKIENLENPEALEPVFAGFDIETIFNRGNNLFLGSRSGMYIYDITSPATPDFISEFQHGTACDPVVVDDQYAYVTLRGGNECGATESGLFIVDIADIANPVLAKSYSMDSPYGLGIKDDMLFVCDGESGLKVYDKTQIEDLRLLDHFKDIITFDVIPLEHQLLMVGDDVLYQYRYQEGGIEFLSSLNLD, encoded by the coding sequence ATGCCAAAAATAAAAATACTTTTGCTTCTTATCCTCTTTATAGGAATTGGTGCGTGCAATGATAAACAAGACGATGGTGACTATGCCGATTTTCTTGTGGCGAGGCCCATGACAATGCTGAAGACCGATTTTAGGAACAATGCTGAAATTTTGCCTCCCAAGTCGATTGAGGAATCTGGAAAACTTTATGCGTACCAGAATTTTATTTTTATCAATGATCTATATAAAGGAGTACATGTCATAGACAATAGCAATCCTAAAGCACCCCAAAAAATTGCATTTATTGAAATTGCAGGGAACGTGGATATTTCAATTAAGGATAGCTACCTCTATGCGGATAGCATAACTGATCTCCTTGTTTTTGATATTTCTGATATTTCCAATATCCGTCAGGTGAACAGATTGGAGAATGTGCTCAGGGACAATGTTGTCTTTCCTGCTGAGGCCGATTTTTTTGAATTTGATGGTATTGATTATTCCAATGAAATTATTGTCGGGTGGGAAGTGGTCACTGAGAGAAGATTGGTTGAGGAATTCCAGAACAGGTGGGGAACAGTAGATTTTGCAATGGCCGAAGCTATGAGTGACGGATCGGTAGGGGAGGGTGGCTCCATGGCTCGCTTTAAAATAGTGTCCGATTATTTATATGCCGTGGACAGTCATAACATCAATGTTTTTAAAATCGAAAACTTGGAGAATCCAGAAGCCCTGGAGCCCGTGTTTGCCGGTTTTGATATTGAGACGATCTTTAATAGGGGCAATAATTTATTTTTGGGTAGTAGGAGCGGGATGTATATATATGATATAACTTCTCCGGCTACTCCAGATTTTATTTCGGAATTCCAACATGGAACGGCTTGTGACCCTGTTGTTGTAGATGATCAATATGCCTATGTTACATTGAGAGGGGGAAATGAATGTGGGGCAACGGAAAGTGGGCTGTTCATTGTGGATATTGCGGATATTGCCAATCCCGTTTTGGCGAAAAGTTATAGCATGGACAGCCCCTATGGTCTTGGTATAAAGGATGATATGCTGTTTGTTTGCGATGGGGAGTCTGGGTTAAAGGTGTATGATAAAACCCAGATTGAGGATTTAAGATTATTGGATCATTTTAAGGATATTATCACCTTCGATGTTATTCCTTTGGAGCATCAATTACTGATGGTGGGGGATGATGTATTATACCAATACCGATATCAAGAAGGGGGGATAGAATTTCTAAGTTCCTTGAATTTAGATTGA
- the miaB gene encoding tRNA (N6-isopentenyl adenosine(37)-C2)-methylthiotransferase MiaB: MEKIIDESVQGTPLSVGKNQENKRKLYIESYGCAMNFSDSEIVASILANDGFNTTDILEEADLVLVNTCSIREKAELTVRKRLEKFNAVKKHRPQMKVGVLGCMAERLKTKLLEEEKIVDMVVGPDAYKDLPNLIQEIDEGRNAVNVILSKEETYGDIAPVRLQSNGVSAFVSITRGCDNMCTFCVVPFTRGRERSRDPQSILEEVNDLCAKGFKEVTLLGQNVDSYLWYGGGLKKDFENASEMQKATAVNFSNLLDMVANAQPKLRIRFSTSNPQDMTLDVIHVMAKHRNICNYIHLPVQSGSNRILKAMNRLHTREEYFELIDNIRQIIPECSISQDMIAGFPSETEEDHQDTLSLLEKVKYDFGYMYAYSERPGTLAERKMEDDVPEPVKKRRLAEIIALQREHGHFRTKQHLGKVEEVLIEGESKKSDSQWMGRNSQSTVVVFPKENYKVGDFVNVKINDCTSATLIGEAVGYSDNN; this comes from the coding sequence ATGGAGAAGATAATAGACGAATCGGTTCAAGGGACACCCCTATCCGTAGGCAAAAACCAAGAAAACAAACGCAAGCTTTACATAGAAAGTTATGGCTGTGCCATGAACTTTTCCGATAGTGAAATTGTAGCTTCCATCTTGGCCAATGACGGGTTCAATACGACCGATATATTGGAGGAGGCCGATCTTGTTTTGGTGAACACTTGTTCGATAAGGGAAAAAGCAGAACTTACCGTCCGCAAGCGATTGGAAAAATTCAATGCCGTAAAAAAACACAGACCACAGATGAAGGTGGGGGTATTGGGCTGTATGGCAGAGCGTTTGAAAACCAAATTACTGGAAGAAGAAAAAATAGTGGATATGGTCGTTGGGCCAGATGCCTATAAGGACCTTCCCAATTTGATACAGGAGATCGATGAAGGTAGAAATGCCGTAAACGTGATCCTTTCCAAAGAGGAGACCTATGGGGATATTGCCCCTGTACGATTGCAATCCAACGGGGTTTCGGCCTTTGTTTCCATTACCCGTGGTTGCGATAATATGTGCACGTTTTGCGTTGTCCCTTTTACCAGAGGACGCGAACGCAGTAGGGACCCACAGTCTATCCTAGAGGAGGTCAATGACCTTTGTGCCAAAGGCTTTAAAGAGGTTACCCTATTGGGACAAAATGTAGACAGCTACCTTTGGTACGGTGGAGGCTTGAAAAAAGATTTTGAAAACGCAAGTGAGATGCAAAAGGCAACGGCCGTTAATTTCTCCAATCTTTTGGATATGGTAGCCAATGCCCAGCCCAAACTGAGAATCCGTTTTTCTACTTCCAACCCTCAGGATATGACCTTGGATGTGATCCATGTGATGGCAAAGCACAGGAATATCTGCAACTATATCCATTTACCGGTACAGAGCGGAAGCAATAGGATCCTTAAGGCGATGAACCGTTTACATACCAGGGAGGAATATTTTGAGCTTATAGATAATATAAGACAAATAATCCCTGAATGTTCTATCTCACAAGATATGATAGCAGGATTCCCTTCAGAAACCGAAGAAGACCACCAAGACACCCTTTCTCTATTGGAAAAGGTGAAATACGACTTTGGATATATGTACGCCTATTCGGAAAGACCTGGTACTTTGGCAGAACGCAAAATGGAAGATGATGTACCTGAGCCTGTTAAAAAAAGAAGGTTGGCCGAAATAATCGCTTTACAAAGGGAGCATGGCCACTTTAGAACAAAACAGCATTTAGGCAAAGTAGAAGAGGTCCTGATTGAAGGGGAATCAAAAAAATCTGATTCGCAATGGATGGGCAGGAATTCACAAAGCACAGTGGTGGTTTTTCCCAAGGAAAATTACAAAGTTGGTGATTTTGTGAACGTAAAAATAAACGATTGCACTTCTGCCACCCTTATAGGGGAAGCAGTAGGCTACAGTGATAACAATTAA
- a CDS encoding sigma-54 interaction domain-containing protein produces MDSVQAIKQRFEIIGNDVKLNRAIEKAIQVAPTDISVLVTGESGVGKEAIPKIIHALSHRKHAKYIAVNCGAIPEGTIDSELFGHEKGAFTGATSTRSGYFEVADGGTIFLDEVGELPLTTQVRLLRVLENGEFLKVGSSQVQKTDVRIVAATNVNMFEAIKKERFREDLYYRLSTVEINIPPLRERKDDIHLLFRKFASDFGQKYKMPTIRLEDDAIETLSKYHWPGNIRQLRNIAEQISVLEEQRSISFSTLNSYLPNAAGSNLPAVIKQERKESEFSNEREILYKVLFDMKGDLNDLKKLTLELLKNNDTDKVQEENENLIRKIYGKEGDEDDFTEEEEQLSELEVLSLPESKTESSLPKPAQEDKYHFAEEIEEEETLSLHEKEIELIKKSLERNKGKRKAAAAELGISERTLYRKIKQYNL; encoded by the coding sequence ATGGATTCGGTACAAGCCATAAAACAACGATTTGAAATCATCGGGAATGATGTAAAGCTCAATAGGGCCATAGAAAAGGCTATTCAGGTTGCACCTACCGATATTTCTGTTTTGGTCACGGGAGAAAGTGGTGTGGGAAAAGAAGCAATTCCCAAGATCATCCATGCACTATCCCATAGAAAGCACGCCAAATATATTGCCGTCAACTGCGGGGCCATTCCCGAAGGCACCATAGACAGTGAACTTTTTGGCCATGAAAAAGGTGCTTTTACTGGGGCTACATCTACCAGAAGCGGTTATTTTGAAGTTGCCGATGGTGGGACTATTTTTTTAGATGAAGTTGGTGAGCTACCGCTTACCACACAGGTACGCCTCTTAAGGGTATTGGAAAATGGTGAATTCTTAAAGGTAGGTTCCTCACAGGTACAAAAAACAGATGTCCGAATCGTGGCCGCCACGAATGTGAATATGTTCGAGGCCATAAAAAAGGAGCGTTTCAGGGAAGACCTTTATTATAGGCTCAGCACGGTAGAAATCAATATTCCACCCTTGAGGGAAAGAAAGGATGATATTCATCTACTCTTTAGAAAATTCGCGTCCGACTTTGGCCAGAAATACAAAATGCCAACCATCCGCCTTGAGGACGACGCGATTGAAACCTTATCTAAATATCATTGGCCCGGAAACATTAGACAGTTGCGGAATATCGCCGAACAAATTTCAGTGTTGGAAGAGCAGCGATCCATTTCTTTTTCCACTTTAAATAGTTATCTCCCCAATGCCGCCGGTTCAAATTTGCCCGCTGTTATTAAACAAGAACGAAAGGAGAGTGAATTTAGCAATGAACGAGAAATTCTCTACAAGGTGCTATTTGATATGAAAGGCGATTTAAACGACCTTAAAAAACTAACCTTGGAGTTATTGAAAAACAATGACACGGATAAGGTTCAAGAAGAAAACGAAAACCTGATCCGAAAAATATATGGTAAGGAAGGTGACGAGGATGATTTTACCGAAGAGGAGGAACAACTCAGTGAACTTGAGGTATTAAGTCTCCCTGAATCAAAAACCGAAAGTAGCTTACCTAAGCCCGCTCAAGAGGACAAGTATCATTTTGCCGAGGAAATAGAAGAAGAGGAAACCCTATCTTTACACGAAAAGGAAATTGAATTGATCAAAAAATCTTTGGAACGCAACAAGGGCAAAAGAAAAGCAGCAGCCGCAGAATTAGGTATTTCGGAACGCACCTTATACCGCAAGATCAAACAATACAATCTATAG
- the lptE gene encoding LPS assembly lipoprotein LptE, producing the protein MIRIKNIITLLIVVFTLQGCGVYNFTGGNVGTATTFQVNYFQNYAAQSPGSTIEPNLDRDFTLALQDLILNQTSLDLVNAGGDLIYEGEIIEYRVAPMTATSNQTAAQNRLTIGVKVRFFNKTKEDSDFEKNFSFFYDYDANTLLDSVKGEAHEVVFERITQDIFNASLADW; encoded by the coding sequence ATGATCAGAATAAAAAATATAATTACGCTCCTCATAGTTGTTTTTACCCTTCAAGGATGTGGTGTATACAACTTCACTGGAGGGAACGTTGGAACAGCAACGACTTTCCAGGTAAATTATTTTCAAAATTATGCTGCCCAAAGTCCCGGCTCTACCATCGAGCCCAATTTGGACAGGGATTTCACCTTGGCCTTACAGGATCTAATTTTAAACCAGACCAGTCTAGACCTGGTCAACGCTGGTGGGGATCTGATCTACGAAGGGGAAATTATTGAATATAGGGTTGCCCCCATGACAGCCACCTCTAACCAGACAGCCGCCCAAAACCGATTGACCATTGGGGTAAAGGTTCGCTTTTTCAATAAGACCAAAGAAGATTCTGATTTTGAGAAGAATTTTTCGTTCTTTTATGATTACGATGCCAATACGCTATTGGATAGTGTAAAAGGCGAAGCACATGAAGTTGTTTTTGAAAGGATAACCCAAGATATTTTTAATGCATCATTAGCAGATTGGTAG
- the secG gene encoding preprotein translocase subunit SecG — protein sequence MSTFSIFLILIIVVCLLLVLVIMVQNPKGGGLSSSFGGGGNQVVGGVKKTGDFLDKSTWTLATLLIVLILLSNVAIKGSLGTNDSKLLQGDDIETTVPESLPEALPTTDEAAPVENQE from the coding sequence ATGAGTACATTTTCAATTTTCCTGATTCTTATCATTGTTGTTTGCCTACTATTGGTGTTGGTTATTATGGTACAAAACCCTAAAGGTGGCGGATTATCTTCTTCATTTGGAGGAGGCGGCAACCAAGTAGTTGGTGGCGTTAAAAAAACGGGAGACTTCTTGGATAAGAGTACCTGGACTTTGGCAACCTTATTGATCGTTTTGATCCTATTATCCAATGTGGCCATAAAAGGCAGCCTTGGTACTAACGATTCCAAGTTGTTGCAAGGGGATGACATAGAAACTACGGTTCCTGAAAGTTTACCGGAAGCTTTACCGACAACGGATGAAGCTGCTCCAGTGGAAAATCAGGAGTAA
- a CDS encoding co-chaperone GroES, with protein sequence MSKVNIKPLADRVLIEPMAAETKTASGIYIPETAKEKPQQGKVVAVGPGTKDDKITVKIGDTVLYGKYTGTELKLEGKDYLIMRESDIFAII encoded by the coding sequence ATGTCTAAAGTAAACATCAAACCATTAGCGGATAGGGTCCTAATAGAGCCTATGGCTGCTGAAACAAAAACTGCCTCTGGTATTTACATTCCAGAGACTGCAAAAGAAAAACCGCAACAAGGTAAGGTAGTGGCCGTTGGTCCAGGTACTAAAGACGATAAAATAACAGTAAAGATTGGTGATACTGTCCTTTACGGAAAGTATACCGGTACAGAGTTAAAATTGGAAGGCAAGGATTACCTTATCATGCGCGAAAGTGACATTTTTGCAATTATTTAA
- the groL gene encoding chaperonin GroEL (60 kDa chaperone family; promotes refolding of misfolded polypeptides especially under stressful conditions; forms two stacked rings of heptamers to form a barrel-shaped 14mer; ends can be capped by GroES; misfolded proteins enter the barrel where they are refolded when GroES binds), whose protein sequence is MAKDIKFDIEARDGLKRGVDALANAVKVTLGPKGRNVIISKSFGAPMVTKDGVTVAKEIELADPLENMGAQMVKEVASKTNDLAGDGTTTATVLAQAIVKEGLKNVAAGANPMDLKRGIDKAVEAIVTDLAKQTKKVGDSSEKIKQIASISANNDDTIGELIAQAFGKVGKEGVITVEEAKGTDTYVDVVEGMQFDRGYLSPYFVTDSEKMMTNLENPYILLFDKKISSMKDLLPVLEPVAQSGKPLLIVAEDVDGEALATLVVNKLRGSLKIAAVKAPGFGDRRKAMLEDIAILTGGTVISEERGFSLENATLDMLGTCEKVTIDKDNTTIVNGAGNANDIKTRVNQIKSQIESTTSDYDKEKLQERLAKLAGGVAVLYVGAASEVEMKEKKDRVDDALHATRAAVEEGIVAGGGVALVRAKAVLAAVKVENADEETGLQIVARAIESPLRTIVENAGGEGSVVVAKVIEGKGHFGYDAKTETYVDMLKAGIIDPKKVTRVALENAASVAGMILTTECALVDIKEETPAGPPMGGGMPGMM, encoded by the coding sequence ATGGCAAAAGATATAAAATTTGATATTGAAGCACGTGATGGCCTAAAAAGAGGCGTTGATGCCTTGGCAAATGCGGTAAAAGTAACCTTAGGACCAAAAGGAAGAAACGTAATCATCAGCAAATCCTTTGGCGCCCCTATGGTGACCAAAGATGGTGTTACCGTTGCTAAAGAAATAGAATTGGCAGATCCCTTAGAAAATATGGGAGCTCAAATGGTAAAAGAAGTTGCCTCCAAAACCAACGATCTTGCTGGAGACGGAACAACTACTGCAACCGTATTGGCCCAAGCTATTGTAAAAGAAGGATTAAAGAACGTTGCCGCTGGAGCAAATCCAATGGATCTTAAAAGAGGTATAGACAAAGCTGTTGAGGCTATCGTTACCGATTTGGCCAAACAAACCAAAAAAGTCGGTGATTCTTCTGAAAAAATAAAACAAATAGCCTCCATTTCAGCCAATAACGATGATACCATTGGGGAACTTATTGCCCAGGCTTTTGGAAAAGTAGGAAAAGAAGGTGTTATCACTGTTGAGGAAGCTAAAGGAACAGACACGTATGTAGATGTTGTGGAAGGTATGCAATTCGATAGAGGGTACCTATCTCCATACTTTGTGACAGATTCTGAAAAGATGATGACCAATTTAGAGAATCCGTATATTCTTTTATTTGACAAGAAAATATCTTCCATGAAGGATTTGCTTCCTGTTTTGGAGCCGGTAGCCCAATCAGGTAAGCCGCTTTTGATTGTTGCTGAAGATGTTGACGGAGAAGCTTTGGCTACCTTGGTAGTGAACAAACTAAGAGGTTCTTTAAAAATTGCAGCCGTTAAGGCTCCAGGATTTGGAGACAGAAGAAAAGCCATGTTGGAAGACATCGCTATCTTAACCGGTGGTACTGTTATTTCTGAAGAAAGAGGATTCTCTTTGGAAAATGCCACTTTGGATATGTTGGGTACTTGTGAAAAAGTAACCATCGACAAAGACAATACAACAATTGTTAATGGTGCCGGAAATGCAAACGACATCAAAACAAGGGTTAACCAAATTAAGTCTCAGATTGAAAGTACAACCTCAGATTACGATAAAGAAAAACTTCAGGAACGTTTGGCCAAATTGGCCGGTGGGGTAGCTGTACTTTATGTAGGTGCTGCTTCTGAAGTTGAAATGAAAGAGAAAAAAGACCGTGTTGATGATGCCCTACATGCCACTAGAGCTGCAGTAGAAGAAGGTATTGTTGCTGGTGGTGGAGTTGCCCTGGTACGCGCCAAAGCAGTTCTTGCTGCTGTGAAGGTAGAAAACGCAGACGAAGAAACAGGATTACAGATTGTTGCAAGGGCCATTGAATCGCCTTTGAGGACTATCGTGGAAAATGCCGGTGGAGAAGGTTCTGTTGTTGTTGCCAAAGTTATAGAAGGCAAAGGCCATTTTGGTTACGATGCGAAAACTGAAACCTATGTAGACATGCTTAAAGCAGGTATTATAGATCCTAAGAAAGTAACTAGGGTTGCATTGGAAAATGCCGCTTCTGTTGCTGGAATGATCTTGACCACCGAGTGTGCATTGGTCGACATTAAAGAAGAGACTCCTGCAGGCCCACCAATGGGTGGCGGTATGCCAGGAATGATGTAA
- a CDS encoding heavy-metal-associated domain-containing protein, which yields MKKGFLVIAMLCITLVTYAQDKNKKLTMEVDGKCEMCKMRIEKAALGVPGVKFANWDIPTHQLSLIMDERKTNAMEVKTALVAVGHDTKELKASKEAYEQVHPCCRYREDNTDDSKKH from the coding sequence ATGAAAAAAGGATTTTTAGTAATAGCGATGTTATGTATTACCTTGGTGACCTACGCCCAGGATAAAAACAAGAAGTTGACCATGGAGGTCGATGGGAAATGTGAGATGTGCAAGATGCGTATAGAAAAGGCTGCCCTTGGGGTGCCAGGGGTAAAGTTTGCCAATTGGGATATCCCTACGCACCAATTGTCCTTGATCATGGACGAACGTAAGACCAATGCCATGGAAGTAAAGACAGCCTTAGTGGCAGTAGGGCACGATACCAAGGAACTAAAGGCCAGCAAAGAGGCTTATGAACAGGTGCATCCTTGTTGTAGATACCGTGAAGACAATACTGACGATAGTAAAAAACATTAG